The Fibrobacter sp. genome includes a window with the following:
- a CDS encoding type II toxin-antitoxin system RelB/DinJ family antitoxin translates to MATLQMRVDDDLKKKSDDLFQSLGMDTSTAIRIFLTFAIEHKGIPFEVRHAPEDLSLEKAIEDTRSRKNLHGPYATAADAVASMLEE, encoded by the coding sequence ATGGCTACGCTGCAAATGAGGGTCGATGATGACCTGAAAAAGAAGTCGGACGACTTGTTCCAGTCTCTCGGTATGGATACATCTACGGCTATCCGCATATTCTTGACTTTTGCCATTGAGCATAAAGGGATTCCTTTTGAAGTCCGTCATGCACCCGAGGACTTATCCTTGGAAAAGGCTATTGAAGATACACGTAGTCGCAAGAATCTCCATGGCCCTTATGCCACGGCTGCAGATGCTGTTGCCTCTATGCTGGAGGAATAG